The window CTGGCACCAACCACCTCCTCACGAACACGTGCGGCAGACTCGGCGGGGAGGATCGCGTGCGTTTGAGTATGGGAGCCGACGGCGATGCCGTTCGCTGACATCTCCCGGAGTTGGTCCCATGTGAGCCAGGGATCGGAACGCCGCTGCACCGACACAGATGGCTCTATCTCGCCGACGATTCCCTCGCGCACGTCAGCGGGCAACGGCTCGAGCAACGAGAGCATGCCCTCCGGCCCATGCTTCCCGGCCAGCGTCTGCTTGGGCGCCTCGATGCCGTGAGACGTGCATACCCGCGAGACGACGCGCCGCAGGTCGGACTTGCTTGCATGGCCCAGGACGGCGACTGCCAACCGCGTCCAAAGCGGGCGCGTGGTTCCGACGCACTGTGTTGTGACGAAGACCGTGGCCGGCAGGCCGAAGTGCCGCAGGATAGGGTAGGCATGGGTATAGGTGTCGAGCCACCCATCGTCAAAAGTGATCGCACAGGCCCGTCGCGGGAGGGAATGACCGCGGTGCATACGCTCGACGGCATCTTCGAGGTCGAGAGCCGCGCAGTGCTTCGATATGTATCGCATCTGCGCCTCAAAACAACCTGTGGTTGTCACGATCCCCGGGTCCGGCTCTACCTGCGCCGCCTCAGGTGGCAGCACTCGATGGTAGGTCAGTACGGCAAGGCCGCCCTGACCCACCCGCTCGCCGAGCCAGGCCAGGGCACCGTATGTCCCGCTGTAGTGCAGCAGGCCCGAGAGTGCTGTCTTCGCAGTTGTGCGGAGTATGGACATCTTACTCAGGAGAACTCCTCAGGGCAAGTGCTTCGCTATTGGCGGGCCAAGGCGGTTCGCGATGCAGAGGGGAAGACGACGCCACACCAGGCTCGCACAGCGGTAAGGTCTGGTCGCCGTCCGCACATGCGAGTCGCCGCGAGGCGCGCCGGAACCGTAGTACTCCCAGAATAGCGGTCTCGGCACGGCCGCCCACTGCTTCTTGTAGGCGGCGTGAGTGGATTCGCGGGTCGAGCGTCCGAAATCGCACCGCGTCATTTGCTGTTCGCAGGCGTACTCAATCGCCCGCCAGTTGAGAAGATCGTTGGGAGCACAGCTCAGCATCTGACGCAGGGAGGATGCCCAGATGAAGTGCATGATACCCCGCCACGCCATGACAAACTTGCCCCCCACAGGGCGCCCCTCGCGCGAGGCAACGAAGACGTGGGACTCCCGGGGGAACCGCCGGAGAACCTGCTCGAAGAAGTGCAGCCCGAGGACCGGGGTCCCCAGGTCTCGCATGTTGCGGGAGAAGCATCGGTAGAACTCGGGAAGGAGGTCTTTGCCCTGGGACACTGTCACGCCGAGTTTGCTCGCCTTTCGCACCTTGTTGCGGACACTTGCCTTCAGGAGTCTCCAGATGGCATCTCGCCCCGGTGTGAGGTCGATCTCGTAAGTCTCCTTGTGCGACAGACTCGAGAAACGGTCGTCCATGGGCTCGCGCGACCGGAGTTCGAGGTACTCCACGCGCAGGTCCTTCGCGAGTTCGATGGCGTCCGACAGGAGTGCATGTCGCGCCGTCTCCGTGTCTGCCAGTGGGCCTCCGTAGTTGAGGAAGGGGATCGACACAAGTGCCGACTTGAACGGCGACACGCGCACCAGGAATAGTGGCAGCACGCCGGCCAACCGGGCTGACTCCCAGGCCTCCAAGTAGTAGCTTCGACAGCCCAAAGCATCCGCGATGACGCTGCGCCACCGGATGTCGTGGAATAGCGTGGCATTCTCGTGCCCGTGGACGAAGGCGTTCCAGGCACATTCGCTGTCCGCTCGACTGCTCGACTGTACAGGGGCGGCCATTACCTGGACCATGGCTAGACCCCCTCGTCCGCGGGCCTGCTTACAGGCCGCGAGGAGGTGCCGACCTCGCGCGCCCCGAGGCGCGTGTGTTCCCAGCGGACGGACTGCCGCCGGAGCGTGGCGCGGAGTAGCCCGACCACGGCAGCGTAGTTCACTCCGCAGAAGTAGGTGGGGAGCAGTGCCGCCCGTGGGAGGCGGGCGCCGAAGCGATGGAGCACGTAACCGACGAGTGCGGTCAGGTAGAACCCCATCTGACCCACAAGCAGCGCGCGGCCTGTGGG of the Armatimonadota bacterium genome contains:
- a CDS encoding polysaccharide deacetylase family protein, with product MSILRTTAKTALSGLLHYSGTYGALAWLGERVGQGGLAVLTYHRVLPPEAAQVEPDPGIVTTTGCFEAQMRYISKHCAALDLEDAVERMHRGHSLPRRACAITFDDGWLDTYTHAYPILRHFGLPATVFVTTQCVGTTRPLWTRLAVAVLGHASKSDLRRVVSRVCTSHGIEAPKQTLAGKHGPEGMLSLLEPLPADVREGIVGEIEPSVSVQRRSDPWLTWDQLREMSANGIAVGSHTQTHAILPAESAARVREEVVGA
- a CDS encoding FemAB family XrtA/PEP-CTERM system-associated protein codes for the protein MVQVMAAPVQSSSRADSECAWNAFVHGHENATLFHDIRWRSVIADALGCRSYYLEAWESARLAGVLPLFLVRVSPFKSALVSIPFLNYGGPLADTETARHALLSDAIELAKDLRVEYLELRSREPMDDRFSSLSHKETYEIDLTPGRDAIWRLLKASVRNKVRKASKLGVTVSQGKDLLPEFYRCFSRNMRDLGTPVLGLHFFEQVLRRFPRESHVFVASREGRPVGGKFVMAWRGIMHFIWASSLRQMLSCAPNDLLNWRAIEYACEQQMTRCDFGRSTRESTHAAYKKQWAAVPRPLFWEYYGSGAPRGDSHVRTATRPYRCASLVWRRLPLCIANRLGPPIAKHLP